A single Phytohabitans houttuyneae DNA region contains:
- a CDS encoding HAD-IIIC family phosphatase yields the protein MVLVRLDRWREAEADDLAAAVRHSAGRAPVPHLVVCCPGPPGTEDKAELRLAEALAGDARVRVVTSADLAALYPVDGYFDEYGERSADVPYTRAMFAALGTAVARATHAWVTPRPKVVAVDADNTLWDGVVGEDGPLGVRVPPARRAFQELLLAQRAAGRLIAVCSKNAEADVLAVLAGHPDMVLRPEHVSAHRIDWAPKSANLAALAAELDLGLDSFVFLDDNPVEVAEVRAAHPEVLALALPAEAEAVPGYLRHCWPLDLTSVTDDDRERAERYAVEARRRAAGTAAPSMASFLEGLDLVVQVRPMAPADLARTAQLTQRTNQFNLTTVRRGAAELSAVDGEVLVVDVRDRFGSYGQVGVVVHSVDPVHRRLCVETFLLSCRVLGRGVEHRVLAALGTLAAERGLAGIALAYAPTGRNRPAYDFLTGLPGVRREGDTFALSTQDARAARYEPPAGAPPPVAGTVAARPAAPADAERVHRVASGLTSAARVLAAIDARRDGPATTVRTDDPTEARVAAIWAELLDFPPGSVHDNFHELGGHSLALVRFAVRVRDEFGVELPVDALFTDAFTVAGIARTIREHATDGLDSLLAELEQLSDDEVRALLDADR from the coding sequence GTGGTGCTGGTCCGCCTCGACCGCTGGCGGGAGGCGGAGGCCGACGACCTCGCCGCCGCGGTGCGGCACAGCGCCGGGCGCGCACCGGTCCCGCACCTGGTGGTCTGCTGTCCCGGCCCGCCCGGCACGGAGGACAAGGCCGAGCTCCGCCTCGCCGAGGCGCTGGCCGGCGACGCCCGTGTACGCGTGGTGACCTCCGCCGACCTTGCCGCGCTCTACCCGGTGGACGGCTACTTCGACGAGTACGGCGAGCGCTCCGCGGACGTGCCGTACACGCGGGCGATGTTCGCCGCGCTGGGCACCGCCGTGGCCCGCGCGACGCACGCGTGGGTCACGCCGCGACCCAAGGTGGTCGCGGTCGACGCCGACAACACGCTGTGGGACGGCGTGGTCGGCGAGGACGGCCCGCTCGGCGTGCGCGTCCCGCCGGCCCGGCGCGCGTTCCAGGAGCTGCTCCTGGCCCAGCGGGCCGCCGGCCGCCTGATCGCGGTCTGCAGCAAGAACGCGGAGGCCGACGTGCTCGCCGTGCTCGCCGGGCATCCGGACATGGTGCTGCGCCCCGAGCACGTGAGCGCCCACCGGATCGACTGGGCGCCGAAGTCGGCCAACCTCGCCGCGCTCGCCGCCGAGCTCGACCTGGGCCTGGACAGCTTCGTCTTCCTCGACGACAACCCGGTCGAGGTCGCCGAGGTGCGCGCCGCACACCCGGAGGTGCTCGCGCTGGCGCTCCCCGCCGAGGCGGAGGCGGTGCCGGGATATCTGCGGCACTGCTGGCCGCTGGACCTCACGTCGGTCACCGACGACGACCGCGAGCGGGCCGAACGCTACGCCGTGGAGGCGCGGCGCCGCGCGGCCGGCACGGCCGCGCCGTCGATGGCGAGCTTCCTGGAAGGGCTCGACCTCGTCGTGCAGGTGCGGCCGATGGCGCCCGCCGACCTCGCCCGCACCGCGCAGCTCACCCAGCGGACCAACCAGTTCAACCTCACGACGGTACGCCGCGGCGCCGCCGAGCTGTCCGCTGTGGACGGTGAGGTGCTGGTGGTCGACGTGCGCGACAGGTTCGGCTCGTACGGCCAGGTCGGCGTCGTCGTCCACAGTGTCGACCCGGTCCACCGCCGGCTCTGCGTGGAGACCTTCCTGCTGAGCTGCCGGGTGCTCGGGCGGGGCGTGGAGCACCGGGTGCTCGCCGCGCTCGGCACGCTCGCCGCGGAGCGCGGCCTGGCCGGCATCGCCCTGGCGTACGCGCCCACCGGCCGCAACCGCCCGGCGTACGACTTCCTGACCGGCCTGCCGGGCGTGCGGCGCGAGGGTGACACCTTCGCACTGTCCACGCAGGACGCCCGCGCCGCGCGGTACGAGCCGCCGGCCGGCGCACCCCCGCCGGTGGCCGGCACGGTCGCCGCCCGCCCCGCCGCGCCCGCCGACGCCGAGCGGGTACACCGGGTCGCGAGCGGTCTCACGTCCGCCGCGCGGGTGCTCGCCGCGATCGACGCGCGCCGCGACGGACCGGCCACGACCGTGCGCACCGACGACCCGACCGAGGCGCGGGTCGCGGCGATCTGGGCCGAGCTGCTCGACTTCCCGCCCGGGTCGGTGCACGACAACTTCCACGAGCTGGGCGGCCACTCGCTCGCGCTGGTGCGGTTCGCCGTCCGGGTGCGCGACGAGTTCGGCGTGGAGCTGCCGGTCGACGCCCTCTTCACCGACGCGTTCACCGTCGCCGGCATCGCCCGGACGATCCGGGAGCACGCCACGGACGGCCTCGACAGCCTGCTCGCCGAGCTGGAACAGCTCTCCGACGACGAGGTCCGCGCGCTGCTCGATGCCGACCGCTGA
- a CDS encoding aromatic-ring hydroxylase C-terminal domain-containing protein gives MDARKLPTAEAERQRQQLREAIALKNYEFNTLGVELNQRYDSAAVVPDGSPRPRNPRDDELHHHATTWPGAKVPHAWVCRGRARVSTLDLGGQGRFTVLTGVGGTGWVAAAAAVGAELGVPVAAVTIGPGADYEDLYGDWARLREVEDGGCLLLRPDNHVCFRAGTATADAAGDLRDALRRVLGLSTGAVG, from the coding sequence ATGGACGCCCGCAAGCTGCCCACGGCGGAGGCGGAGCGGCAGCGGCAGCAGCTGCGCGAGGCGATAGCGCTCAAGAACTACGAGTTCAACACGCTCGGCGTGGAGCTCAACCAGCGGTACGACTCCGCGGCCGTGGTCCCGGACGGGTCGCCGCGGCCGCGCAACCCGCGCGACGACGAGCTGCACCACCACGCCACCACCTGGCCGGGCGCCAAGGTCCCGCACGCCTGGGTCTGCCGCGGCCGGGCCCGGGTGTCCACACTGGACCTGGGCGGGCAGGGGCGCTTCACGGTGCTGACCGGCGTCGGCGGCACCGGCTGGGTGGCCGCCGCGGCGGCGGTGGGCGCCGAGCTCGGTGTGCCCGTCGCGGCGGTCACGATCGGGCCCGGCGCCGACTACGAGGACCTGTACGGCGACTGGGCCCGGCTCCGCGAGGTCGAGGACGGCGGCTGCCTGCTGCTGCGCCCCGACAACCACGTGTGCTTCCGGGCCGGCACCGCCACCGCGGACGCGGCCGGCGATCTCCGGGACGCGCTGCGCCGCGTGCTCGGCCTGTCCACCGGCGCGGTCGGATAG
- a CDS encoding helix-turn-helix domain-containing protein, producing the protein MAELGVHDTNGILRQPWVRPERTSGGMGWEHLYVSTQCEEPYQASFEGARSHLVILHLNGPVTVRRGHLGLTRSRTVPPGGLFVHPAGKDLTVELGGRLDTVHAYLTDESLQEVHEGAAPVELAEELGSLDPLLEQLLLTLDGVLRHWEPSARTYVDHLGHALAAQLARAHSVTHRPAAVPAPRSGLGDRQWAAVRDLVAARLGEPVPLRAMAGAAGLSVSQFARQFKTRTGLTPHKFLVQLRVDAACALLRDTSAPIADVAVRCGFSHQEHLTRVLKAHLRTTPAAIRRARSVQ; encoded by the coding sequence ATGGCGGAGCTTGGCGTTCACGACACGAACGGCATCCTCCGCCAGCCCTGGGTCCGGCCCGAGCGCACCAGCGGCGGGATGGGCTGGGAGCACCTCTACGTCTCCACCCAGTGCGAGGAGCCGTACCAGGCGTCCTTCGAGGGCGCCCGCAGCCACCTCGTCATCCTGCACCTCAACGGGCCGGTGACCGTGCGCCGCGGCCACCTCGGCCTGACCCGCTCGCGCACGGTCCCGCCCGGCGGGCTCTTCGTGCACCCGGCCGGCAAGGACCTGACCGTCGAGCTCGGCGGCCGCCTCGACACGGTGCACGCGTACCTCACGGACGAGTCGCTCCAGGAGGTGCACGAGGGCGCGGCCCCGGTCGAGCTGGCCGAGGAGCTGGGCAGCCTGGACCCGCTGCTGGAGCAGCTGCTGCTGACGCTCGACGGGGTGCTGCGGCACTGGGAGCCGTCGGCGCGCACGTACGTCGACCACCTCGGGCACGCGCTCGCCGCCCAGCTGGCCCGGGCGCACAGCGTGACGCACCGGCCGGCGGCCGTGCCGGCACCCCGCTCCGGGCTGGGCGACCGGCAGTGGGCCGCCGTGCGCGACCTGGTGGCGGCGCGTCTGGGCGAGCCGGTGCCGCTGCGCGCGATGGCCGGGGCGGCCGGGTTGAGCGTCAGCCAGTTCGCCCGGCAGTTCAAGACCCGCACCGGGCTGACGCCGCACAAGTTCCTCGTGCAGCTGCGCGTCGACGCGGCCTGCGCGCTGCTGCGCGACACCTCCGCGCCGATCGCCGACGTGGCCGTGCGCTGCGGCTTCTCGCACCAGGAGCACCTGACCCGGGTCCTGAAGGCGCACCTGCGCACGACGCCGGCGGCGATCCGCCGCGCGCGTTCCGTGCAGTGA
- a CDS encoding alpha/beta fold hydrolase, producing MTTVQTHTIDAPGAVVTYDVHPAEGGAPALLLFGSPMDASGFAALAEQFPDRTVVRYDPRGTGRSPRSTSGEVTPEQHADDVQRVIAALGGGPVDVFASSGGAINALALVARHPERVRTLVAHEPPAAALLPDRDAALAAIRDIRDTYERDGFGPAMAKFISISMVKGPVPADQAERPGPGAADFGLPTEDDGTREDPLLAQNIITCTHYEPDFDALAQAPTRIVVAVGAESEGELAYRGGLAVAEGLGTEAVVVPGNHGAYLPAEYGMGGDAAGFAVALRKILDEG from the coding sequence ATGACCACCGTCCAGACGCACACCATCGACGCGCCGGGCGCGGTCGTGACCTATGACGTACACCCGGCCGAGGGCGGCGCGCCGGCCCTGCTGCTGTTCGGCTCGCCGATGGACGCGAGCGGGTTCGCGGCGCTGGCCGAGCAGTTCCCGGACCGGACGGTCGTGCGGTACGACCCGCGCGGCACCGGCCGCAGCCCGCGGTCCACGAGCGGCGAAGTCACGCCGGAGCAGCACGCCGACGACGTCCAGCGGGTGATCGCCGCGCTCGGCGGCGGGCCGGTGGACGTCTTCGCCAGCAGCGGCGGCGCGATCAACGCGCTGGCCCTCGTGGCCCGCCACCCGGAGCGGGTGCGGACGCTCGTGGCCCACGAGCCGCCGGCCGCCGCGCTGCTGCCGGACCGCGACGCGGCGCTGGCCGCGATCCGGGACATCCGCGACACGTACGAGCGGGACGGCTTCGGGCCGGCGATGGCGAAGTTCATCTCGATCAGCATGGTCAAGGGGCCGGTACCGGCGGACCAGGCCGAGCGGCCCGGGCCCGGCGCGGCCGACTTCGGCCTGCCCACCGAGGACGACGGCACGCGCGAGGACCCGCTGCTCGCGCAGAACATCATCACCTGCACGCACTACGAGCCCGACTTCGACGCGCTCGCGCAGGCACCGACCCGGATCGTCGTCGCGGTGGGCGCGGAGTCGGAGGGTGAGCTCGCGTACCGCGGCGGCCTCGCCGTCGCCGAAGGGCTCGGCACCGAGGCGGTCGTCGTGCCGGGCAACCACGGCGCCTACCTGCCCGCCGAGTACGGCATGGGTGGCGACGCGGCCGGCTTCGCGGTCGCGCTCCGCAAAATCCTCGACGAGGGTTGA
- a CDS encoding VOC family protein: MFDELFPILTTPDLGRSLRFYRDLLGGTVTYQFPPEGEPGYVSVQLGGSHLGIGQQDRPGDLTNDRVTLWAYTDDCDAAVDALRAAGVPVLQQPADQPWGERMATVTDPDGNRVIVATRAPGS, from the coding sequence ATGTTCGACGAGCTCTTCCCGATCCTGACCACCCCCGACCTGGGACGGTCCCTGCGCTTCTACCGCGATCTGCTGGGCGGCACCGTGACCTACCAGTTTCCGCCCGAGGGCGAGCCCGGCTACGTGTCGGTCCAGCTCGGCGGCTCGCACCTGGGCATCGGCCAGCAGGACCGGCCGGGTGACCTGACGAACGACCGGGTCACCCTCTGGGCGTACACGGACGACTGCGACGCCGCCGTCGACGCGCTGCGCGCCGCCGGCGTGCCGGTGCTCCAGCAGCCGGCCGACCAGCCGTGGGGCGAGCGCATGGCCACGGTGACCGACCCGGACGGCAACCGGGTGATCGTGGCGACCCGCGCACCCGGGAGCTAG
- a CDS encoding LLM class flavin-dependent oxidoreductase yields MKRVGVVFGSITPPEQIATVARRAEELGFGEFWFSEDCFFSGAMSGAAQILAATRTAPVGTGAISVATRHPAVAAMELAGLARTYPGRVVPGVALGVRSWLDQLGVLPAAPLAALRETVGVLRGLFAGETVSVDGGAHRLDRVRLDFPPPEPLPVHVAAVNEKALRLSGQIADGTILSVLSGPTYVRWARETIAARRPDHRVTAFALYSVDTDRTRARRAVRDAVAMFLAAEATSALVRVPGYAAELADLLAGGAGAPLAERIPDAWLDELAVAGTPDECAARLRALFDAGADSVSLWLFPTDQAVRVAELTARDVLPRLG; encoded by the coding sequence ATGAAGCGTGTGGGCGTCGTCTTCGGCAGCATCACGCCGCCGGAGCAGATCGCGACCGTGGCCCGGCGGGCCGAGGAGCTGGGTTTCGGCGAGTTCTGGTTCTCCGAGGACTGCTTCTTCTCCGGCGCGATGTCGGGTGCCGCGCAGATCCTGGCCGCCACCCGCACCGCGCCGGTCGGCACCGGCGCGATCTCGGTCGCGACCCGGCATCCCGCGGTCGCGGCGATGGAGCTCGCCGGCCTGGCCCGCACCTACCCGGGCCGCGTCGTGCCCGGCGTCGCGCTCGGCGTGCGGTCCTGGCTGGACCAGCTGGGCGTGCTGCCGGCGGCGCCGCTGGCCGCGCTCCGCGAGACCGTCGGCGTGCTGCGCGGCCTCTTCGCGGGCGAGACGGTGTCCGTCGACGGGGGCGCGCACCGCCTCGACCGCGTGCGGCTGGACTTCCCGCCGCCGGAGCCGCTGCCGGTCCACGTGGCCGCCGTCAACGAGAAGGCCCTGCGCCTGTCCGGCCAGATCGCCGACGGCACGATCCTGTCCGTCCTGTCCGGCCCGACGTACGTGCGGTGGGCCCGCGAGACCATCGCCGCCCGCCGTCCCGACCACCGCGTGACGGCGTTCGCGCTGTACTCGGTGGACACCGACCGCACCCGCGCCCGCCGCGCCGTCCGGGACGCGGTCGCGATGTTCCTGGCCGCCGAGGCGACCAGCGCGCTCGTGCGCGTGCCCGGCTACGCCGCCGAGCTGGCGGACCTGCTGGCCGGCGGCGCGGGCGCGCCCCTCGCCGAGCGGATCCCGGACGCCTGGCTCGACGAGCTGGCGGTGGCCGGAACGCCCGACGAGTGCGCCGCCCGCCTCCGCGCCCTCTTCGACGCCGGCGCCGACTCGGTGTCGCTGTGGCTGTTCCCCACCGACCAGGCGGTCCGCGTCGCCGAGCTCACCGCCCGCGACGTCCTCCCGCGCCTGGGCTGA
- a CDS encoding phytanoyl-CoA dioxygenase family protein, which produces MNRLTAQQAEQFRTDGYVLYRQPVLPPGDFARLKAVFEEHLAGASRGDSGELDMPHQRDPRLLDLLLSDPLLDLVEPVIGPDIGLFASAFLSKEAYSGRATPWHEDSYFWQDRFDRMDRIATVWLALDPVDRDNGCMRVLPGSHLEAGGEYEFADPDTNSFDRVVKGEVDETKAVDFALDANQCSLHDARIVHGAGANRSPRRRAGYTIRYFSQSLRFDPAHPRNEGHLLWHARGRNLAGNPVQ; this is translated from the coding sequence ATGAACCGACTGACCGCTCAGCAAGCCGAACAGTTCCGCACCGACGGGTACGTCCTGTATCGCCAACCGGTCCTGCCGCCCGGCGACTTCGCCCGCCTCAAGGCCGTCTTCGAGGAGCACCTGGCCGGCGCCTCCCGCGGCGACAGCGGCGAGCTGGACATGCCGCACCAGCGCGACCCGCGCCTGCTCGACCTGCTGCTGTCCGACCCGCTGCTGGACCTTGTCGAGCCGGTGATCGGCCCGGACATCGGGCTGTTCGCCAGCGCGTTCCTGTCCAAGGAGGCGTACAGCGGGCGGGCCACCCCGTGGCACGAGGACTCGTACTTCTGGCAGGACCGCTTCGACCGCATGGACCGCATCGCCACGGTGTGGCTGGCGCTGGACCCGGTCGACCGCGACAACGGCTGCATGCGCGTCCTGCCCGGCAGCCACCTGGAGGCCGGCGGCGAGTACGAGTTCGCCGACCCGGACACGAACTCGTTCGACCGCGTGGTCAAAGGCGAGGTCGACGAGACGAAGGCCGTCGACTTCGCGCTGGACGCCAACCAGTGCTCGCTGCACGACGCCCGCATCGTCCACGGGGCCGGCGCCAACCGCAGCCCGCGCCGCCGGGCCGGCTACACGATCCGGTACTTCTCCCAGTCGTTGCGCTTCGACCCGGCACACCCCCGCAACGAGGGCCACCTGCTCTGGCACGCGCGGGGCCGCAACCTCGCCGGCAACCCCGTCCAGTGA
- a CDS encoding AraC family transcriptional regulator, with protein sequence MAWTDLLNAEPGAIRLGPVDVDVYHWAEMADTVVNPPHRHTYYEVCWVEAGTGEFTVDGRTHPIGPGSLLFARPGVPHRIVSRRAPGIRLAWVAFHLRLPPGGDELAALFDAFAGSARPLAHDGHSRVAALWAALRATGDGPALPGRGAAITSVARALLVALAQAGTEGLRPTPAAAPEAGTAAVRLVLRYVQDNLDRPLPVEELARHAHLSRRQLSRLFAVHVGQSPAGYVERTRLDHAAALLVRTDLPIKRIAAAVGYGDVAGFTRAFTRRLGSPPGRFRHAADLRPVLSVS encoded by the coding sequence GTGGCGTGGACCGACCTGCTGAACGCCGAGCCCGGCGCCATCCGCCTCGGCCCGGTGGACGTCGACGTCTACCACTGGGCGGAGATGGCCGACACGGTGGTCAACCCGCCGCACCGCCACACGTACTACGAGGTGTGCTGGGTCGAGGCCGGCACCGGCGAGTTCACAGTGGACGGCCGCACGCACCCGATCGGCCCGGGATCGCTGCTGTTCGCCCGGCCGGGCGTACCCCACCGGATCGTCAGCCGGCGCGCACCCGGCATCCGGCTGGCGTGGGTGGCGTTCCACCTGCGGCTGCCGCCGGGCGGGGATGAGCTGGCCGCGCTGTTCGACGCGTTCGCAGGGTCGGCGCGCCCGCTGGCCCACGACGGGCACAGCCGGGTGGCGGCCCTCTGGGCGGCCCTGCGCGCGACCGGCGACGGCCCGGCGCTGCCCGGCCGGGGTGCGGCGATCACGTCGGTCGCGCGGGCGCTGCTCGTGGCGCTCGCCCAGGCCGGGACGGAGGGCCTGCGCCCCACCCCGGCCGCCGCGCCCGAGGCCGGCACCGCCGCGGTCCGGCTCGTGCTGCGGTACGTGCAGGACAACCTCGACCGCCCGCTGCCGGTGGAGGAGCTGGCCCGCCACGCGCACCTCTCCCGCCGCCAGCTGTCCCGCCTCTTCGCCGTCCATGTCGGACAGTCGCCGGCCGGGTACGTCGAGCGGACCCGCCTCGACCACGCGGCCGCGCTGCTGGTCCGCACCGACCTGCCCATCAAGCGGATCGCCGCCGCGGTCGGGTACGGCGACGTGGCCGGCTTCACCCGGGCGTTCACGCGCCGCCTCGGCAGCCCGCCGGGCCGATTCCGGCACGCCGCGGACCTGCGGCCGGTGCTGTCCGTGTCCTGA
- a CDS encoding FadR/GntR family transcriptional regulator — protein sequence MSVSRGAGAPVARRKLLDELTERILAHIRDEGLRPGDRLPSNRALSERFLVATPTLREALRRLEATGAVELRHGSGVYVRADLARLIMVNPNRLRLDATAILDLLEARELIEPHLAESAARHATDAQLDELAASLDRAGSALGVGGGPGERSGPGAGPDGALHAANMAFHRTLARLAGNRALAQVLDSLIDLHDEEQRYIQALYGDRDHDHHVHLAILAAVRGRAPVKARRLMVEHLRDVRQVVTRALEG from the coding sequence ATGTCCGTTTCCCGTGGCGCCGGCGCGCCCGTGGCCAGGCGCAAGCTCCTCGACGAGCTGACCGAGCGGATCCTGGCCCACATCCGTGACGAGGGCCTGCGCCCCGGCGACCGCCTGCCCTCCAACCGGGCGCTCTCCGAGCGCTTCCTGGTCGCCACCCCGACGCTGCGCGAGGCCCTGCGCCGGCTCGAGGCCACCGGCGCGGTCGAGCTTCGGCACGGCTCCGGCGTGTACGTGCGGGCCGACCTCGCCCGGCTGATCATGGTGAACCCCAACCGGCTGCGGCTGGACGCCACCGCGATCCTCGACCTGCTGGAGGCCCGCGAGCTGATCGAGCCGCACCTGGCCGAGTCGGCCGCCCGGCACGCGACGGACGCCCAGCTCGACGAGCTCGCCGCGAGCCTGGACCGGGCCGGTTCCGCCCTCGGGGTCGGTGGCGGCCCCGGCGAGCGGAGCGGGCCCGGCGCCGGGCCGGACGGCGCGCTGCACGCCGCCAACATGGCCTTCCACCGCACGCTCGCCCGGCTCGCCGGCAACCGCGCGCTCGCCCAGGTGCTCGACTCGCTCATCGACCTGCACGACGAGGAGCAGCGGTACATCCAGGCGCTGTACGGCGACCGCGACCACGACCACCACGTGCACCTGGCGATCCTGGCCGCGGTCCGCGGGCGGGCGCCGGTCAAGGCCCGCCGGCTCATGGTCGAGCACCTGCGCGACGTGCGTCAGGTGGTCACCCGCGCCCTGGAGGGGTGA
- a CDS encoding FadR/GntR family transcriptional regulator has product MTVADDELRRSLSDALIGRVVDLIRTEGLGPGDRLPSARVLAERFAVATPTIREALRQLQATGAIDIRHGSGMYVNAALQRVVIANPNPPTLDVEQLAELLDARLLVEPYLAGLAARHRSPATTAALRRSLDAAERHLAGDDTRLHEANMAFHRAVAIASGHRILHEVLDSLLAVHAGEQREILQIFDDRSRDHEEHRAVLAAVEAGSEEQARRLMRRHLEDVADVVARRMSTSE; this is encoded by the coding sequence GTGACGGTAGCGGATGACGAGCTGCGCCGGAGCCTGTCCGACGCGCTCATCGGCCGCGTCGTCGACCTCATCCGCACGGAAGGGCTCGGGCCCGGCGACCGGCTCCCGTCGGCACGGGTGCTGGCCGAGCGCTTCGCCGTCGCGACGCCGACCATCCGGGAGGCGCTGCGGCAGCTGCAGGCGACCGGCGCGATCGACATCCGGCACGGCTCCGGCATGTACGTGAACGCCGCGCTCCAACGGGTCGTCATCGCCAACCCCAACCCCCCGACCCTGGACGTCGAGCAGCTCGCCGAGCTGCTGGACGCCCGGCTGCTGGTCGAGCCGTACCTGGCCGGCCTGGCGGCGCGGCACCGCAGCCCGGCCACCACGGCGGCGCTGCGGCGCTCACTCGATGCGGCGGAGCGGCACCTCGCCGGCGACGACACGCGGCTGCACGAGGCCAACATGGCCTTCCACCGCGCGGTCGCGATCGCCAGCGGCCACCGCATCCTGCACGAAGTGCTCGACTCGCTGCTGGCGGTGCACGCCGGCGAGCAGCGCGAGATCCTGCAGATATTCGACGACCGGTCCCGCGACCACGAGGAGCACCGGGCCGTCCTGGCCGCCGTCGAAGCCGGCTCCGAGGAGCAGGCACGTCGACTGATGCGGCGACACCTCGAGGACGTGGCGGACGTGGTCGCCCGCCGGATGTCCACATCGGAATGA
- a CDS encoding ABC transporter substrate-binding protein, with product MSVRARVLTALVAAASLALAACGGDSGDDGGSGGKTELKLYNDKGAWSPFFEDLGKLSKEQIGIGMTPVGYTDEPTYSAFIKASFRTNDKPDLFTWSTGGRLQEIVEAGQVAETTDLWKEAVAAGDLSKELEETYTYDGKQYCVPLNISYWVMFYNKKVYDEAGLKPPSTWAELMSNADALKAKGVTPFYQTSVLFSFVWFQQLLIGTDPDLYNKLATGEAKYTDPGVVAVMERWKQMIDGGYFSDAGSKEDPAVQLKSGKTAMGIFGTWFNTSMTQQGLKPGTDYGMFAIPNVDPAQSKVTMAFESGPLCSLAKAPDTKASTDYMKWWVQQPAQDKWANSRGDVSANPKVAIPDPGLSAIAKSAGGGEYTLANRYFEAAPAPVLTAALDAFGAFMVDPGSYRKQLENIQKAADDYWKGR from the coding sequence ATGTCCGTGCGGGCACGCGTACTCACCGCTCTGGTCGCGGCCGCGTCGCTGGCGCTGGCCGCCTGTGGCGGCGACTCCGGCGACGATGGCGGCAGTGGCGGCAAGACGGAACTGAAGCTCTACAACGACAAGGGCGCCTGGAGCCCGTTCTTCGAGGACCTCGGCAAGCTGAGCAAGGAGCAGATCGGCATCGGCATGACCCCGGTCGGCTACACCGACGAGCCGACGTACTCGGCCTTCATCAAGGCGTCCTTCCGCACCAACGACAAGCCCGACCTGTTCACCTGGTCGACCGGCGGGCGGCTGCAGGAGATCGTCGAGGCGGGTCAGGTGGCCGAGACGACCGACCTCTGGAAGGAGGCGGTCGCGGCCGGCGACCTGTCCAAGGAGCTGGAGGAGACGTACACGTACGACGGCAAGCAGTACTGCGTGCCGCTGAACATCTCGTACTGGGTCATGTTCTACAACAAGAAGGTCTACGACGAGGCCGGCCTCAAGCCGCCGTCGACCTGGGCCGAGCTGATGTCCAACGCGGACGCGCTCAAGGCCAAGGGCGTCACGCCGTTCTACCAGACCTCCGTGCTCTTCAGCTTCGTGTGGTTCCAGCAGCTGCTCATCGGCACCGACCCGGACCTGTACAACAAGCTCGCCACCGGCGAGGCCAAGTACACCGACCCGGGCGTCGTGGCCGTCATGGAGCGGTGGAAGCAGATGATCGACGGCGGCTACTTCTCCGACGCCGGAAGCAAGGAGGATCCGGCCGTCCAGCTCAAGAGCGGCAAGACCGCGATGGGCATCTTCGGTACCTGGTTCAACACGAGCATGACCCAGCAGGGCCTCAAGCCGGGCACCGACTACGGCATGTTCGCGATCCCGAACGTCGACCCGGCGCAGAGCAAGGTGACGATGGCGTTCGAGAGCGGTCCACTGTGCTCGCTGGCCAAGGCGCCGGACACCAAGGCGAGCACCGACTACATGAAGTGGTGGGTGCAGCAGCCGGCGCAGGACAAGTGGGCCAACAGCCGCGGGGACGTCTCCGCGAACCCGAAGGTGGCCATTCCCGACCCCGGGCTGAGCGCGATCGCGAAGTCCGCCGGCGGGGGCGAGTACACGCTCGCCAACCGGTACTTCGAGGCGGCGCCGGCACCGGTGCTGACCGCCGCCCTGGACGCGTTCGGCGCGTTCATGGTCGACCCGGGCAGCTACCGCAAGCAGCTGGAGAACATCCAGAAGGCGGCCGACGACTACTGGAAGGGCCGCTGA